A genomic region of Elaeis guineensis isolate ETL-2024a chromosome 9, EG11, whole genome shotgun sequence contains the following coding sequences:
- the LOC105051013 gene encoding uncharacterized protein gives MASTLGAVFLSPRQAPALIFLSQTRQMDQSSLLSFLPPVPPRSSRFPLGSWRWKLSAAPKDVFPVIKKWKLGRVACFMREEEEASSINGSFEFMDSKQIEDLGKAKLDQSSAKNKDWTSKIRKVADRMFTLHGDPWMVPWTAETIVQVMLLWIASFWLVGSWIIPFLAHAAGFSKESFTHRGQALYSLLTDIAEGLAGIAILHRCLARFQPLPSGWFRFSLKGNWHFDVGLGCLLFPLVNLLSQINISLVPVLPAPPVGISSVEQSIVARDPVAMALYAVVVSVCAPIWEEIVFRGFLLPSLTRYMPLWWAIIVSAFVFALAHFNVQRLLPLVFLGVVMGVVFAKSRNLLASMLLHSLWNGFVFLDLMK, from the exons ATGGCGTCTACTCTGGGTGCTGTGTTCTTGTCGCCGCGACAGGCCCCAGCCCTAATATTTCTCTCCCAAACCCGGCAGATGGACCAGTCCTCGCTTCTCTCCTTTCTTCCCCCAGTTCCTCCTCGGAGCTCTCGTTTCCCTCTCGGCTCTTGGCGATGGAAGCTGTCAGCAGCTCCCAAGGACGTCTTTCCAGTGATAAAG AAATGGAAGCTAGGTCGTGTGGCATGCTTTATGcgtgaagaagaagaagcctcttcCATCAATGGCAGTTTTGAGTTCATGGACAGCAAGCAAATTGAAGACTTGGGAAAGGCTAAGTTGGATCAATCAAGTGCGAAGAACAAGGACTGGACCTCAAAAATTAGAAAG GTAGCAGATAGAATGTTCACTTTACATGGTGATCCTTGGATGGTACCATGGACAGCAGAAACTATTGTCCAG GTCATGCTCCTTTGGATTGCATCCTTCTGGCTTGTTGGATCTTGGATAATTCCATTTTTGGCTCATGCTGCTGGTTTCAGCAAGGAATCTTTTACTCACAGAGGTCAAGCCCTATACAGCCTCCTTACTGACATTGCTGAAGGCCTAGCTGGGATTGCGATCCTTCACCGATGCCTTGCTAGATTCCAACCCCTTCCATCTGGTTGGTTCCGTTTTAGCCTCAAAGGTAACTGGCACTTTGATGTAGGCTTGGGATGCCTGCTCTTTCCATTGGTCAATCTCCTATCTCAGATAAACATCAGCCTGGTTCCAGTTCTCCCTGCCCCGCCTGTGGGGATCTCTAGTGTGGAGCAATCGATTGTGGCTCGCGATCCTGTGGCCATGGCTCTGTATGCAGTGGTGGTCTCAGTGTGTGCCCCAATCTGGGAAGAGATTGTGTTCCGTGGCTTTCTTCTCCCCTCACTGACCAGGTACATGCCACTCTGGTGGGCTATTATCGTGAGTGCATTTGTTTTTGCACTAGCGCACTTCAATGTGCAGAGGTTGTTGCCACTTGTGTTCCTTGGAGTGGTAATGGGCGTTGTGTTCGCAAAATCCCGGAACTTACTAGCTTCAATGCTCTTGCATAGCCTGTGGAACGGCTTTGTCTTCTTGGATCTCATGAAATGA
- the LOC105051015 gene encoding ACT domain-containing protein ACR4 isoform X1, which translates to MDYGPHLDVDDEYGKLVIRMNPPRVTVDNTSSKKATLVKVDSSNRHGSLLEVVQAITDLNLTIRRAYVSSDGEWFMDVFHVVDQDGNKLHDSEVIDRIQQISAGNINKDFRTMSLGAKAFDLWSLRRSVGVQASGVHTTIELIGRNRPGLLSEVFAVLTDLKCNVVAAEVWTHNSRMASVVYITDEATGGPIDDADRLSKIKQLLRYVLKGNRDKRSANTAISLGVTHTERRLHQMMYADRDYDRGDADEEESPSDRRKLQVTVENCTDKGYSVVNVRCKDRPKLLFDTVCTLTDMQYVVFHATLIAEGPEAYQEYYIRHSDGLPISSEAERQRLILCLEAAIKRRNTEGVRLELCCDDRVGLLSDVTRIFRENGLTVTCAEVSTRGSQAVNVFYVMDASGNPVQSRTIEAIRNEIGEAILHVKDDMYSKSSPQDGGKFSFGNIFRSRSEKFLYSLGLIRPDS; encoded by the exons ATGGATTATGGGCCTCATCTTGACGTTGATGATGAGTATGGGAAGCTGGTGATTCGAATGAACCCTCCAAG GGTCACTGTGGACAACACTTCCAGCAAGAAAGCCACGTTGGTGAAG GTGGACAGTTCGAACAGGCATGGGAGCTTGCTCGAAGTTGTGCAAGCCATAACCGATCTCAATCTCACCATCAGAAGAGCATATGTTTCCTCTGATGGAGAGTGGTTTATGGATG TTTTCCATGTTGTTGACCAAGATGGGAATAAGCTGCATGATAGCGAAGTCATCGATCGCATTCAACAG ATATCAGCTGGGAATATAAACAAAGATTTCAGAACAATG TCACTAGGAGCAAAAGCATTTGATTTGTGGTCATTAAGAAGATCGGTAGGCGTCCAAGCCTCTGGGGTGCACACGACAATCGAATTGATCGGCAGAAACCGGCCAGGGCTGCTCTCTGAGGTCTTTGCTGTTCTCACAGACCTCAAGTGCAATGTGGTGGCTGCAGAGGTCTGGACTCACAACTCAAGAATGGCATCAGTGGTATACATCACCGATGAAGCCACCGGAGGACCGATCGATGATGCCGATCGCCTTTCTAAGATCAAGCAACTCCTTCGCTATGTGCTGAAAGGAAATAGAGACAAACGAAGCGCCAATACTGCCATCTCCTTAGGCGTGACCCACACTGAGAGGAGGCTGCACCAGATGATGTATGCTGATCGTGACTACGATCGGGGCGATGCCGATGAGGAAGAGTCCCCAAGTGATAGGAGGAAGCTGCAAGTGACCGTCGAGAATTGCACCGACAAAGGCTATTCGGTGGTGAATGTGAGGTGCAAGGATCGGCCTAAACTGCTTTTCGACACCGTTTGCACGCTAACTGATATGCAATATGTCGTATTCCATGCAACTTTGATTGCTGAAGGGCCAGAAGCATATCAG GAGTACTACATTAGACACTCAGATGGATTACCCATCAGCTCGGAAGCAGAGCGGCAGCGGCTAATTCTTTGCTTGGAGGCTGCAATTAAAAGGAGAAACACAGAG GGTGTGAGACTAGAGCTCTGCTGCGATGACAGGGTCGGCCTACTATCTGATGTTACCCGTATATTTAGAGAAAATGGGCTCACGGTCACCTGTGCAGAAGTCTCCACAAGGGGATCTCAAGCTGTGAATGTGTTCTATGTCATGGATGCATCAGGGAATCCAGTTCAGAGCCGAACAATCGAGGCCATAAGGAATGAAATAGGGGAGGCAATCCTGCATGTAAAGGATGACATGTATTCGAAATCTTCGCCGCAGGATGGTGGGAAGTTCTCATTTGGTAACATTTTCAGGTCCAGATCAGAGAAATTCCTCTATAGCTTGGGTTTAATTAGACCAGACTCTTGA
- the LOC105051015 gene encoding ACT domain-containing protein ACR4 isoform X2: MDYGPHLDVDDEYGKLVIRMNPPRVTVDNTSSKKATLVKVDSSNRHGSLLEVVQAITDLNLTIRRAYVSSDGEWFMDVFHVVDQDGNKLHDSEVIDRIQQSLGAKAFDLWSLRRSVGVQASGVHTTIELIGRNRPGLLSEVFAVLTDLKCNVVAAEVWTHNSRMASVVYITDEATGGPIDDADRLSKIKQLLRYVLKGNRDKRSANTAISLGVTHTERRLHQMMYADRDYDRGDADEEESPSDRRKLQVTVENCTDKGYSVVNVRCKDRPKLLFDTVCTLTDMQYVVFHATLIAEGPEAYQEYYIRHSDGLPISSEAERQRLILCLEAAIKRRNTEGVRLELCCDDRVGLLSDVTRIFRENGLTVTCAEVSTRGSQAVNVFYVMDASGNPVQSRTIEAIRNEIGEAILHVKDDMYSKSSPQDGGKFSFGNIFRSRSEKFLYSLGLIRPDS; the protein is encoded by the exons ATGGATTATGGGCCTCATCTTGACGTTGATGATGAGTATGGGAAGCTGGTGATTCGAATGAACCCTCCAAG GGTCACTGTGGACAACACTTCCAGCAAGAAAGCCACGTTGGTGAAG GTGGACAGTTCGAACAGGCATGGGAGCTTGCTCGAAGTTGTGCAAGCCATAACCGATCTCAATCTCACCATCAGAAGAGCATATGTTTCCTCTGATGGAGAGTGGTTTATGGATG TTTTCCATGTTGTTGACCAAGATGGGAATAAGCTGCATGATAGCGAAGTCATCGATCGCATTCAACAG TCACTAGGAGCAAAAGCATTTGATTTGTGGTCATTAAGAAGATCGGTAGGCGTCCAAGCCTCTGGGGTGCACACGACAATCGAATTGATCGGCAGAAACCGGCCAGGGCTGCTCTCTGAGGTCTTTGCTGTTCTCACAGACCTCAAGTGCAATGTGGTGGCTGCAGAGGTCTGGACTCACAACTCAAGAATGGCATCAGTGGTATACATCACCGATGAAGCCACCGGAGGACCGATCGATGATGCCGATCGCCTTTCTAAGATCAAGCAACTCCTTCGCTATGTGCTGAAAGGAAATAGAGACAAACGAAGCGCCAATACTGCCATCTCCTTAGGCGTGACCCACACTGAGAGGAGGCTGCACCAGATGATGTATGCTGATCGTGACTACGATCGGGGCGATGCCGATGAGGAAGAGTCCCCAAGTGATAGGAGGAAGCTGCAAGTGACCGTCGAGAATTGCACCGACAAAGGCTATTCGGTGGTGAATGTGAGGTGCAAGGATCGGCCTAAACTGCTTTTCGACACCGTTTGCACGCTAACTGATATGCAATATGTCGTATTCCATGCAACTTTGATTGCTGAAGGGCCAGAAGCATATCAG GAGTACTACATTAGACACTCAGATGGATTACCCATCAGCTCGGAAGCAGAGCGGCAGCGGCTAATTCTTTGCTTGGAGGCTGCAATTAAAAGGAGAAACACAGAG GGTGTGAGACTAGAGCTCTGCTGCGATGACAGGGTCGGCCTACTATCTGATGTTACCCGTATATTTAGAGAAAATGGGCTCACGGTCACCTGTGCAGAAGTCTCCACAAGGGGATCTCAAGCTGTGAATGTGTTCTATGTCATGGATGCATCAGGGAATCCAGTTCAGAGCCGAACAATCGAGGCCATAAGGAATGAAATAGGGGAGGCAATCCTGCATGTAAAGGATGACATGTATTCGAAATCTTCGCCGCAGGATGGTGGGAAGTTCTCATTTGGTAACATTTTCAGGTCCAGATCAGAGAAATTCCTCTATAGCTTGGGTTTAATTAGACCAGACTCTTGA
- the LOC105051015 gene encoding ACT domain-containing protein ACR4 isoform X3, whose product MFPLMESGLWMSLGAKAFDLWSLRRSVGVQASGVHTTIELIGRNRPGLLSEVFAVLTDLKCNVVAAEVWTHNSRMASVVYITDEATGGPIDDADRLSKIKQLLRYVLKGNRDKRSANTAISLGVTHTERRLHQMMYADRDYDRGDADEEESPSDRRKLQVTVENCTDKGYSVVNVRCKDRPKLLFDTVCTLTDMQYVVFHATLIAEGPEAYQEYYIRHSDGLPISSEAERQRLILCLEAAIKRRNTEGVRLELCCDDRVGLLSDVTRIFRENGLTVTCAEVSTRGSQAVNVFYVMDASGNPVQSRTIEAIRNEIGEAILHVKDDMYSKSSPQDGGKFSFGNIFRSRSEKFLYSLGLIRPDS is encoded by the exons ATGTTTCCTCTGATGGAGAGTGGTTTATGGATG TCACTAGGAGCAAAAGCATTTGATTTGTGGTCATTAAGAAGATCGGTAGGCGTCCAAGCCTCTGGGGTGCACACGACAATCGAATTGATCGGCAGAAACCGGCCAGGGCTGCTCTCTGAGGTCTTTGCTGTTCTCACAGACCTCAAGTGCAATGTGGTGGCTGCAGAGGTCTGGACTCACAACTCAAGAATGGCATCAGTGGTATACATCACCGATGAAGCCACCGGAGGACCGATCGATGATGCCGATCGCCTTTCTAAGATCAAGCAACTCCTTCGCTATGTGCTGAAAGGAAATAGAGACAAACGAAGCGCCAATACTGCCATCTCCTTAGGCGTGACCCACACTGAGAGGAGGCTGCACCAGATGATGTATGCTGATCGTGACTACGATCGGGGCGATGCCGATGAGGAAGAGTCCCCAAGTGATAGGAGGAAGCTGCAAGTGACCGTCGAGAATTGCACCGACAAAGGCTATTCGGTGGTGAATGTGAGGTGCAAGGATCGGCCTAAACTGCTTTTCGACACCGTTTGCACGCTAACTGATATGCAATATGTCGTATTCCATGCAACTTTGATTGCTGAAGGGCCAGAAGCATATCAG GAGTACTACATTAGACACTCAGATGGATTACCCATCAGCTCGGAAGCAGAGCGGCAGCGGCTAATTCTTTGCTTGGAGGCTGCAATTAAAAGGAGAAACACAGAG GGTGTGAGACTAGAGCTCTGCTGCGATGACAGGGTCGGCCTACTATCTGATGTTACCCGTATATTTAGAGAAAATGGGCTCACGGTCACCTGTGCAGAAGTCTCCACAAGGGGATCTCAAGCTGTGAATGTGTTCTATGTCATGGATGCATCAGGGAATCCAGTTCAGAGCCGAACAATCGAGGCCATAAGGAATGAAATAGGGGAGGCAATCCTGCATGTAAAGGATGACATGTATTCGAAATCTTCGCCGCAGGATGGTGGGAAGTTCTCATTTGGTAACATTTTCAGGTCCAGATCAGAGAAATTCCTCTATAGCTTGGGTTTAATTAGACCAGACTCTTGA